In Arthrobacter sp. B3I4, the following proteins share a genomic window:
- the groES gene encoding co-chaperone GroES — MSVSIKPLEDRIVVRPLEAEQTTASGLVIPDSAQEKPQEGEVVAVGPGRFDDNGNRVPVDVAEGDVVIYSKYGGTEVKTGGVEYLVLSARDVLAIVVK, encoded by the coding sequence TTGTCGGTCTCTATTAAGCCTCTTGAGGATCGTATTGTTGTCCGCCCGCTCGAAGCCGAGCAGACCACGGCTTCCGGCCTGGTCATCCCGGACTCCGCCCAGGAGAAGCCGCAGGAAGGCGAAGTTGTTGCTGTAGGCCCCGGCCGCTTTGACGACAACGGCAACCGCGTTCCCGTCGACGTCGCTGAGGGCGACGTTGTCATCTACTCCAAGTACGGCGGAACCGAAGTTAAGACCGGCGGTGTCGAGTACCTCGTACTGTCCGCCCGCGACGTTCTGGCGATCGTCGTAAAGTAA
- a CDS encoding DUF389 domain-containing protein gives MIVQVRMCVPEELSQAVIESCSGEPGVAEVALHRGASVVPPGDVILVFLAREAVEALIEKLHALNVQERGSISVTTPELLLSDRADKAVAEAPGEGADAMIWDEVSRQTGEDSKLTWSFLAFLVLATQLAAIGIVTDSTIAIVGAMAVGPEFGPLAALAVAVVRRQWRLGRRAALALGVGFPVAMLAAALTAWLSVPLGLFPTDALDRGSAVEFIYHPGPYSVIVALLAGTAGMLSVISRRSTALVGVFISVTTVPAAGYVAVALVLGEYQKAAGSALQLFLNLIGLVVSAVAVLVFYRIITKRLPRDAAVRLRRKTQQPRR, from the coding sequence GTGATCGTTCAGGTGCGGATGTGTGTCCCGGAAGAGCTCTCGCAGGCTGTGATCGAGTCCTGCTCGGGCGAGCCCGGGGTGGCAGAGGTGGCGTTGCACCGGGGCGCCTCGGTGGTGCCGCCGGGTGACGTCATCCTGGTTTTTCTGGCCCGGGAAGCCGTCGAGGCACTGATCGAAAAGCTTCATGCCCTGAACGTCCAGGAGCGCGGATCGATTTCGGTCACCACACCGGAACTGCTGCTGTCCGACCGCGCGGACAAGGCCGTGGCGGAGGCGCCCGGTGAGGGCGCGGACGCCATGATCTGGGATGAGGTGTCACGGCAGACCGGGGAGGACTCCAAGCTGACCTGGAGCTTTCTGGCGTTCCTGGTCCTGGCAACCCAGCTTGCGGCGATCGGGATCGTCACCGATTCCACCATCGCGATCGTCGGGGCCATGGCCGTCGGCCCGGAGTTCGGCCCGCTCGCAGCGCTGGCCGTGGCGGTCGTGCGGCGCCAGTGGCGGCTGGGACGCCGCGCGGCGCTGGCCCTTGGCGTGGGTTTTCCGGTGGCCATGCTGGCGGCGGCCCTGACCGCCTGGCTCTCCGTTCCGCTGGGGCTCTTTCCCACCGACGCACTGGACCGGGGTTCGGCAGTGGAGTTCATCTACCACCCGGGGCCGTACTCCGTAATTGTCGCCCTGCTGGCCGGAACTGCCGGCATGTTGTCCGTCATCAGCCGCCGGTCGACGGCCCTGGTCGGCGTCTTCATCTCGGTGACAACGGTCCCGGCAGCCGGCTATGTGGCGGTCGCCCTGGTGCTGGGTGAGTATCAGAAGGCGGCGGGGTCCGCGCTCCAGCTCTTCCTGAACCTGATCGGGCTCGTAGTCTCGGCGGTTGCAGTGCTGGTGTTCTACCGGATCATCACCAAGCGGCTGCCCCGGGACGCCGCGGTCCGCTTGCGCCGGAAGACGCAGCAGCCCCGCCGCTGA
- a CDS encoding shikimate 5-dehydrogenase gives MPILNKDMTLCISLSARPSNNGTRFHNHLYEQLGLNWIYKAFAPADLAQAIAGVRGLGLRGCAVSMPYKEDVIALVDVMDPSAKAIDSVNTIVNDGGTLTAYNTDYTAIEQLLQRNRIPADYSVWLLGAGGMAKATAAALRDAGFRNVTIIARNETAGRALAELYGFAWRAAVPASSEGAADLLINVTPIGMAGGPEADVLAFPQEAVDAAKAVFDVVALPAETPLIKAARAAGKPVITGAEVATIQALEQFVLYTGIRPSDEQVRAAEEFMRAQ, from the coding sequence GTGCCCATCCTGAATAAAGACATGACGCTCTGCATCTCGCTCTCGGCCCGGCCGAGCAACAACGGGACGCGGTTCCATAACCATCTCTATGAGCAGCTGGGCCTGAACTGGATCTACAAAGCCTTCGCGCCCGCGGACCTGGCGCAGGCAATCGCCGGGGTTCGGGGGCTGGGACTGCGCGGGTGCGCGGTGTCAATGCCTTACAAAGAGGACGTCATCGCCCTCGTGGATGTGATGGACCCGTCGGCAAAAGCCATCGATTCGGTCAACACCATCGTCAACGACGGCGGCACCCTGACGGCCTACAACACCGACTACACGGCGATCGAGCAGTTGCTGCAGCGCAACAGGATCCCTGCGGACTACTCGGTGTGGCTGCTGGGCGCCGGCGGCATGGCCAAGGCCACGGCGGCGGCGCTGCGCGACGCCGGTTTCCGGAACGTCACCATCATCGCCCGGAACGAGACGGCCGGCCGTGCGCTCGCTGAGCTTTACGGGTTCGCGTGGCGCGCGGCGGTCCCGGCCTCGAGTGAGGGTGCGGCGGACCTGCTCATCAACGTGACGCCGATCGGGATGGCGGGCGGGCCCGAGGCCGACGTGTTGGCTTTCCCGCAGGAAGCGGTGGACGCGGCGAAGGCCGTCTTCGACGTTGTGGCGCTGCCCGCCGAGACGCCACTGATCAAGGCCGCCCGGGCGGCCGGCAAGCCGGTGATCACCGGCGCCGAGGTCGCCACCATCCAGGCCCTTGAGCAGTTCGTGCTCTATACCGGCATCCGGCCCAGCGACGAACAGGTTCGGGCCGCCGAGGAGTTCATGCGCGCGCAGTAA
- a CDS encoding class I SAM-dependent methyltransferase, translated as MAETTQDQIAPLLNPEGWELLASLGPYREEEAFRLNASLRKAGHSPELVSAALTQSRLRTKAEAKFGEFARQMIFTRAGLEQATRLTVAARHAQRFAAAGITHVADLGCGLGADAMALASLDLKVTAVELDETTAACATMNLIPFRNATVVHADAAAVPLDGIDGVWLDPARRTTSSSGTKRLWDPEDFSPPLSFVESLAASGRAVGVKMGPGMPHASVPADCEAQWVSVGGDVTEVSLWFNAVRRPGIRRAALVLGPQGAAELTSAEDFDAGPAAPVGPVEGYLYEPDGAIIRAGLVADVALQLGGHLLDEHIAYICAPELGDTPFARAYQVLEVMPFNVKALKAWVKDNGIGVLEIKKRGVSVTPEELRKQLLPGGKNARDTGKKPATLVLTRIGEERVAISVQPV; from the coding sequence ATGGCTGAGACTACGCAGGACCAGATCGCGCCGCTGCTCAATCCGGAGGGCTGGGAACTGCTGGCATCGCTGGGTCCGTACCGCGAAGAGGAAGCCTTCCGGCTGAACGCCTCGCTGCGGAAGGCGGGCCACTCCCCCGAGCTGGTCTCGGCCGCCCTGACCCAGTCGAGATTGCGGACCAAGGCGGAAGCCAAGTTCGGCGAATTTGCCCGGCAGATGATCTTCACCCGCGCCGGGCTGGAGCAGGCCACCCGGCTCACCGTCGCGGCCAGGCACGCCCAGCGGTTCGCCGCCGCCGGGATCACCCACGTGGCGGACCTGGGCTGCGGCCTGGGCGCCGACGCGATGGCGCTGGCTTCCCTTGACCTCAAAGTCACCGCCGTGGAGCTGGACGAAACCACCGCCGCGTGCGCCACCATGAACCTGATCCCGTTCCGCAACGCCACTGTGGTCCATGCCGACGCCGCCGCCGTGCCCCTCGACGGCATCGACGGCGTCTGGCTCGATCCGGCCCGCCGGACCACCTCGAGCTCCGGCACCAAGCGGCTTTGGGACCCGGAAGATTTCTCCCCGCCGCTGTCCTTCGTAGAGTCCCTGGCCGCGTCCGGCCGCGCCGTCGGCGTGAAGATGGGTCCCGGCATGCCGCACGCGTCGGTGCCGGCGGACTGCGAGGCGCAGTGGGTCTCCGTGGGCGGGGACGTCACCGAGGTGTCGTTGTGGTTCAATGCGGTGCGCCGTCCCGGAATCCGCCGCGCCGCGCTGGTCCTGGGCCCGCAGGGCGCCGCGGAACTCACCAGTGCGGAGGACTTCGACGCCGGCCCGGCGGCCCCGGTGGGTCCGGTGGAGGGCTACCTGTACGAGCCGGACGGGGCCATTATCCGCGCCGGTCTGGTGGCCGACGTTGCGCTCCAACTGGGCGGGCACCTGCTGGACGAGCACATTGCCTACATCTGCGCGCCGGAGCTGGGCGACACCCCGTTCGCCCGGGCGTACCAAGTGCTGGAGGTGATGCCGTTCAACGTCAAGGCACTCAAGGCCTGGGTCAAGGACAACGGCATCGGCGTCCTGGAGATCAAAAAGCGGGGCGTGTCGGTCACGCCGGAAGAACTGCGCAAACAACTCCTCCCCGGCGGAAAGAACGCCAGGGACACGGGCAAAAAGCCGGCCACCCTGGTCCTCACCAGAATCGGCGAGGAGCGGGTGGCCATCTCAGTGCAACCGGTCTAG
- a CDS encoding acyltransferase family protein, translating to MSNEPGPASPQSAAAGSPATRKSRYRPEVQGLRALAVLMVVTYHVWLGRVSGGVDVFLLISAFLMTLSFARKVESGKPLRLLQHWLHLLKRLLPAVVVVVLGVLAGTWAILPASRWPDILDQAWASLLYRQNWLLADTAVDYYAQDHSGASPLQHFWSLSIQGQVFLLWPLIFAGTALLHRALRRWTGVDERLNFRLLLALAFGTVFAASLAYSIDQTANNQAYAYFDTRARLWEFALGSLLALALPHLKPGRALRVVLGWAGLAAMLSCGLLLTVDRSFPGYVALWPTLAAAAIIVAGQSGSRFGVDRFLSWRPLVALGDNSYALYLWHWPLLVLALAGMGLSAPDLWQGLAIVAVSVLLAVLTTRFVERPLREWHWPQRQTWRTAVVIAACGALLAAPVTLWQSHIIADEAAAASQPKELTPGAAALAPENAGKTTPAAKIIPVPAAMKNEWADIDGLCTGNNVPSNPLLQGCLQNSRPDSASKKIVVLGDSHAQQYMAALGPIAKSHGWEVVTLLKGNCRFGGESPQRDADCNAFNKASAEYVLEHRPDAVFTVASLTHKDAPYETEVPAYLEGIKPFTDAGIDVVGIRDNPRFTLNMPECVQKKGLDAADCNVPLMQSLAASSPLDAYRGKVARLRLMDMSDFICADGTCPAVVGNVYVYKDDNHLTKTYVQTMIPMFEERLLAATGWN from the coding sequence GTGTCGAACGAGCCCGGTCCAGCCAGTCCGCAGTCCGCGGCGGCCGGCTCGCCGGCGACCCGAAAATCCCGCTACCGGCCCGAGGTGCAGGGCCTGCGCGCCCTGGCCGTCCTCATGGTCGTCACCTACCACGTGTGGCTCGGCCGCGTGTCCGGCGGCGTGGACGTCTTCCTGCTCATCTCGGCGTTCCTGATGACCCTGAGCTTCGCCCGGAAGGTCGAGAGCGGAAAACCGCTCCGGCTCCTGCAGCACTGGTTGCACCTGCTCAAGCGCCTGCTGCCCGCCGTCGTCGTCGTGGTACTCGGCGTGCTGGCCGGCACCTGGGCCATCCTGCCGGCGAGCCGCTGGCCGGACATTCTCGACCAGGCCTGGGCGTCCCTGCTGTACCGGCAGAACTGGCTGCTCGCCGACACGGCCGTCGACTACTACGCCCAGGACCACTCCGGCGCCAGCCCGCTGCAGCACTTTTGGTCGCTTTCCATCCAGGGCCAGGTCTTCCTGCTCTGGCCCCTGATTTTCGCCGGAACCGCCCTGCTGCACCGCGCACTCCGCCGTTGGACCGGCGTCGACGAACGGCTGAACTTCCGGCTGCTCCTGGCCCTGGCGTTCGGGACGGTGTTTGCCGCCTCGCTGGCCTACTCCATCGACCAGACCGCCAACAACCAGGCCTACGCCTACTTCGACACCCGGGCCCGGCTCTGGGAGTTCGCCCTCGGCTCCTTACTGGCGCTCGCCTTGCCCCACCTCAAGCCGGGCAGGGCCCTGCGCGTCGTGCTGGGCTGGGCGGGCCTGGCAGCGATGCTCTCCTGTGGGCTGCTGCTGACGGTGGACCGGTCCTTCCCGGGTTATGTCGCGCTGTGGCCGACGCTCGCTGCCGCGGCGATTATCGTCGCCGGGCAAAGCGGCAGCCGCTTCGGCGTCGACCGCTTCCTCTCGTGGCGGCCGCTGGTCGCTTTGGGGGACAACTCCTACGCCTTGTACCTCTGGCATTGGCCGTTGCTGGTGCTGGCGCTGGCCGGAATGGGCCTCAGCGCCCCCGACCTGTGGCAGGGGCTGGCGATTGTCGCCGTCTCCGTGCTGCTGGCTGTGCTCACCACCCGGTTCGTGGAAAGGCCGCTGCGCGAATGGCACTGGCCGCAACGACAAACTTGGCGCACCGCCGTCGTCATCGCCGCCTGCGGTGCGCTGCTGGCGGCGCCGGTCACGCTCTGGCAAAGCCACATAATTGCCGATGAGGCCGCGGCGGCCTCCCAGCCCAAGGAGTTGACCCCCGGCGCGGCTGCCCTGGCACCGGAGAACGCCGGCAAAACAACGCCCGCAGCCAAGATCATTCCGGTCCCTGCCGCCATGAAAAACGAATGGGCCGACATCGACGGGCTCTGCACAGGCAACAACGTGCCCAGCAACCCGCTCCTGCAGGGCTGTCTGCAAAACAGCCGGCCCGATTCCGCCAGCAAGAAGATCGTGGTGCTCGGCGACTCACACGCACAGCAGTACATGGCGGCGCTGGGCCCCATCGCCAAGAGCCACGGCTGGGAAGTCGTTACCCTGCTCAAGGGCAACTGCCGCTTCGGCGGGGAATCACCCCAGCGCGACGCCGACTGCAACGCCTTCAACAAGGCCAGCGCCGAGTACGTCCTGGAGCACAGGCCCGACGCCGTCTTCACCGTCGCCTCGCTGACCCACAAGGACGCGCCGTACGAAACGGAAGTTCCGGCGTACCTCGAGGGCATCAAACCGTTCACTGACGCCGGGATCGACGTCGTCGGTATCCGCGACAACCCGCGGTTCACCTTGAACATGCCCGAATGCGTGCAGAAGAAGGGCCTCGACGCGGCCGACTGCAACGTTCCGCTGATGCAGTCCCTGGCCGCGTCATCACCACTGGATGCCTACCGCGGCAAAGTGGCGCGGCTCCGCCTGATGGACATGAGTGACTTCATCTGCGCCGACGGCACCTGCCCCGCCGTCGTCGGCAACGTGTACGTCTACAAGGACGACAACCACCTCACCAAGACGTACGTGCAGACCATGATCCCGATGTTCGAGGAGCGGCTGCTCGCGGCGACGGGGTGGAACTAG
- a CDS encoding acyltransferase family protein — protein sequence MRQQTGLEAPVPAAAPPKPGRKPGFRPEIQGLRSLAVLMVMTYHIWFGRVSGGVDVFLLVSAFLMTLQFVGRYDDGRPTALLKHWLHLFRRLIPAAVVVVVAVIAASVLFLPRTRWLDIIGQGWASLFYSENWLLQAQATDYYASNHGLASPFQHFWSLSIQGQVFLLWPAIFVGAALVARRHRLKYRPLLGYIFALIFVVSLARSIAFTDGNQTEAYFDTPARLWEFALGTLVALALPALRIPQPWRVGLGWLGLAAMLSCGFLLDVQASFPGSIALWPTLAAACVIVAGQTGSRYGADRFLSTGPLVRLGDMSYALYLWHWPVLVISLAATGRDHAGPLTGAVIIAVSLALAYLTTRFIEKPWRQWKWPELRRRRAVTAIAAALSVAAVPLAGLQLNLYFENQAVLAKAVRNNPGARALLPDFVNQADADAVLLPAPENLGKDWAGLPQPCSGGLEPQDRVLREACAEIPQNGTGKRSVLVWGDSHAEQWLPAIMPVSQDKGWRLYAMLLGGCKPSTTDQHENADCDRFNARVTAEIKRNPPDAIVVVGTAAAPSSAEETLIPGLEASLKTWAELGIDVVLVRDNPRFGFNMADCVVTKGADAPDCRPGREGLVAATSPFDALQETAPGVVTIDMTDLICEPGACPGAVGNMFVYLDNNHLSRTYAASLAPMFRDRLLAATGWD from the coding sequence ATGAGGCAGCAAACAGGGCTTGAGGCGCCGGTCCCGGCAGCTGCCCCACCCAAGCCGGGCAGGAAGCCCGGTTTCAGGCCCGAGATCCAGGGCCTCCGCTCGCTGGCCGTCCTCATGGTCATGACGTACCACATCTGGTTCGGCCGCGTCTCCGGCGGGGTGGACGTGTTCTTGCTCGTCTCGGCCTTCCTCATGACTTTGCAGTTCGTCGGCCGCTACGACGACGGCCGCCCGACGGCACTGCTCAAACACTGGCTGCACCTCTTCCGGCGCCTCATCCCGGCCGCCGTCGTCGTGGTGGTCGCAGTGATCGCGGCCAGCGTCCTCTTCCTGCCCCGGACCCGCTGGCTGGACATCATCGGCCAGGGCTGGGCCTCCCTGTTCTATTCGGAAAACTGGCTCTTGCAGGCCCAAGCCACCGACTATTACGCCTCCAACCACGGACTCGCCAGCCCCTTCCAGCATTTCTGGTCCCTTTCGATCCAGGGCCAGGTCTTCCTTCTCTGGCCGGCCATCTTCGTGGGAGCCGCACTGGTCGCCCGGCGCCACAGGCTGAAATACCGACCCCTGCTGGGCTACATTTTTGCCCTTATCTTTGTCGTCTCCCTGGCCCGTTCAATAGCGTTCACCGATGGCAACCAGACCGAGGCGTATTTCGATACCCCCGCGCGGCTGTGGGAGTTTGCGCTGGGCACCCTCGTGGCGTTAGCCCTGCCGGCGCTTCGGATACCGCAGCCCTGGCGCGTCGGGCTTGGCTGGCTGGGCCTGGCGGCGATGCTCAGCTGCGGCTTCCTGCTCGACGTCCAAGCCTCCTTTCCGGGAAGCATCGCCCTTTGGCCCACCCTGGCTGCAGCCTGCGTGATCGTCGCCGGCCAGACCGGCAGCAGGTACGGAGCCGACCGCTTCCTCAGCACCGGCCCCCTGGTCAGGCTCGGGGACATGTCCTACGCGCTGTACCTGTGGCACTGGCCGGTCCTGGTCATCTCCCTGGCTGCAACCGGCCGCGATCACGCGGGCCCACTGACCGGGGCCGTGATTATCGCGGTCTCGCTGGCCTTGGCCTACCTGACCACCCGTTTCATCGAGAAGCCCTGGCGGCAGTGGAAGTGGCCGGAGCTCCGGCGGCGCCGCGCCGTCACCGCGATTGCGGCCGCCCTCTCCGTCGCAGCCGTGCCGCTCGCCGGACTCCAGCTCAACCTTTACTTTGAGAACCAGGCCGTGCTCGCCAAGGCCGTTCGAAACAATCCGGGTGCCCGCGCGCTGCTTCCCGACTTTGTCAACCAGGCGGACGCTGACGCCGTCCTGCTTCCCGCCCCGGAGAACCTCGGCAAGGACTGGGCGGGCCTGCCCCAGCCCTGCAGCGGAGGGCTGGAGCCACAGGACCGGGTGCTCCGTGAGGCCTGTGCAGAAATCCCGCAGAACGGCACCGGCAAGAGGTCCGTGCTCGTCTGGGGCGACTCGCACGCCGAACAGTGGCTGCCCGCCATTATGCCGGTCAGCCAGGACAAGGGCTGGCGACTTTATGCGATGCTGCTGGGCGGTTGTAAGCCGAGCACCACCGACCAGCACGAGAACGCCGACTGCGACCGCTTCAACGCGCGGGTCACTGCAGAGATCAAACGGAACCCGCCGGACGCCATTGTGGTGGTCGGCACGGCGGCGGCGCCCTCCTCGGCAGAGGAGACGCTGATCCCCGGCCTCGAGGCGAGCCTTAAGACCTGGGCAGAGTTGGGCATTGACGTGGTTCTCGTACGGGACAACCCCCGGTTTGGCTTCAACATGGCGGACTGCGTCGTGACCAAGGGCGCCGACGCGCCGGACTGCAGGCCCGGCCGGGAAGGTCTGGTCGCCGCCACCAGCCCCTTCGATGCTCTGCAGGAAACGGCGCCGGGCGTCGTCACCATCGACATGACCGACCTGATCTGCGAACCGGGCGCCTGTCCGGGCGCCGTCGGGAACATGTTTGTGTATCTGGACAACAACCACCTGAGCCGGACCTACGCCGCCAGCCTGGCACCGATGTTCCGCGACCGGCTCCTGGCTGCCACCGGGTGGGACTAG
- the groL gene encoding chaperonin GroEL (60 kDa chaperone family; promotes refolding of misfolded polypeptides especially under stressful conditions; forms two stacked rings of heptamers to form a barrel-shaped 14mer; ends can be capped by GroES; misfolded proteins enter the barrel where they are refolded when GroES binds) — translation MAKQLAFNDAARRSLEAGIDKLANTVKVTLGPRGRNVVLDKKWGAPTITNDGVTIAREVELDDPYENLGAQLAKEVATKTNDVAGDGTTTATVLAQALVKEGLRNVAAGAAPGQIKRGIEVSVEAVAARLLENARPVEGTQVANVAAISAQSEEVGELLAEAFGKVGKDGVITIEESSTTQTELVLTEGMQFDKGYLSPYFVTDAERQEAVLEDALILINQGKISSVQEFLPLLEKALQSSKPLFIIAEDVDGEALSTLIVNRIRGTLNVVAVKAPGFGDRRKAMLQDIATLTGAQVVSPELGLSLDTVGLEVLGTARRITVTKDNTTIVDGAGSAEDVAARVAQLRAELTRTDSDWDKEKLQERLAKLAGGIGVIKVGAATEVELKEKKHRIEDAVSSTRAALEEGIVAGGGSALIHALKALDEDPAVQALDGDAAAAVGIVRRALTQPLRWIAQNAGFDGYVVVAKVAEAEVNQGFNAKTGDYEDLITAGVIDPVKVTRAALRNAASIAALVLTTETLVVEKPAEEDEHAGHQH, via the coding sequence ATGGCAAAGCAGCTCGCGTTTAACGACGCTGCCCGCCGGTCGCTCGAAGCCGGCATCGATAAGCTCGCCAACACGGTCAAGGTGACGCTCGGCCCGCGCGGCCGCAACGTCGTGCTGGACAAGAAGTGGGGCGCCCCCACGATCACCAACGACGGTGTCACCATCGCCCGCGAAGTCGAACTGGACGACCCGTACGAAAACCTCGGCGCCCAGCTCGCCAAGGAGGTCGCCACCAAGACCAACGACGTCGCCGGCGACGGCACTACCACCGCCACCGTACTGGCTCAGGCTCTGGTCAAGGAAGGCCTGCGCAACGTTGCTGCCGGTGCCGCCCCGGGCCAGATCAAGCGCGGCATCGAGGTTTCGGTCGAGGCCGTTGCCGCCCGCCTGCTGGAAAACGCCCGCCCGGTCGAGGGAACCCAGGTGGCCAACGTCGCCGCCATCTCCGCGCAGAGCGAAGAGGTCGGCGAGCTGCTGGCCGAGGCCTTCGGCAAGGTCGGCAAGGATGGTGTGATCACCATCGAGGAATCCTCCACGACGCAGACCGAACTGGTCCTCACCGAGGGCATGCAGTTCGACAAGGGCTACCTCTCCCCGTACTTCGTCACTGACGCCGAACGCCAGGAGGCAGTGCTCGAAGACGCCCTGATCCTGATCAACCAGGGCAAGATCTCCTCGGTCCAGGAATTCCTGCCGCTGCTGGAAAAGGCGCTGCAGAGCTCCAAGCCGCTCTTCATCATCGCCGAGGACGTCGACGGCGAAGCCCTCTCCACGCTGATCGTCAACCGCATCCGCGGCACCCTGAACGTCGTCGCCGTCAAGGCCCCGGGCTTCGGCGACCGCCGCAAGGCCATGCTGCAGGACATCGCGACCCTCACCGGTGCACAGGTCGTCTCGCCGGAACTGGGCCTCAGCCTGGACACCGTGGGCCTTGAGGTGCTGGGCACCGCCCGCCGCATCACCGTCACGAAGGACAACACCACCATCGTCGACGGCGCCGGTTCGGCAGAGGACGTAGCAGCCCGGGTCGCGCAGCTGCGCGCCGAGCTGACCCGCACCGACTCCGACTGGGACAAGGAAAAGCTGCAGGAGCGGCTTGCCAAGCTCGCCGGCGGCATCGGCGTGATCAAGGTCGGAGCTGCCACCGAAGTGGAGCTGAAGGAAAAGAAGCACCGCATCGAGGACGCCGTGTCCTCCACCCGCGCTGCCCTTGAAGAGGGCATCGTGGCCGGCGGCGGCTCCGCCCTCATCCACGCCCTCAAGGCGCTCGACGAGGATCCCGCCGTCCAGGCGCTCGACGGCGACGCGGCAGCCGCCGTGGGCATTGTGCGCCGGGCGCTGACCCAGCCGCTGCGCTGGATCGCCCAGAACGCGGGTTTCGACGGCTACGTCGTCGTCGCCAAGGTTGCTGAAGCCGAAGTCAACCAGGGCTTCAACGCCAAGACCGGCGATTATGAGGACCTGATCACCGCCGGCGTCATCGACCCCGTCAAGGTCACCCGCGCTGCCCTCCGCAACGCTGCCTCGATCGCCGCGCTGGTCCTCACCACCGAGACCCTCGTGGTGGAGAAGCCGGCCGAAGAGGACGAGCACGCAGGACACCAGCACTAA
- a CDS encoding glycoside hydrolase family 3 protein — translation MGWGPDQRDADAAGRAVAAMTLEQKAGQVLLPFFTGLDAEAHARTVERLHLAGSIIMGDNVPGTPDGQVDTAAMRAATDRLQRAARADGRGWPGLVGVDQEGGTVARLRAPLTEWPAPMSYGAAGNGPLAADAGRAMSAELAGVGFNVDFGPTADVTMGPADPTIGARSISGSADTAAAVGTAFAKGMLNAGVVPAAKHFPGHGSVTVNSHEGLPVQGASLEQLRAKDLKPFQAAIDAGLPMVMTGHIAVKALQPGVPASVSPASYAELRRMGFKGVAVTDALNMGAIVQQYPNDAAAPLALAAGADLVLMPASVDAAHAAIVNAVRTGTLPAARLNEAAQRVATMQLWRGRSQPAPARAPGSGSALSEQVSQQAITVLAGPCNRPIIPASVRVSGGSEQDRARFAAAARRAGIGIGAGPLVTLIGYGGSPATADVAVSLDAPWPLEKSVAPAKIALYGRSQEAFDALLGVLAGAAAAPGKLPVAVGTQAPGTGCP, via the coding sequence TTGGGTTGGGGCCCGGACCAGCGCGACGCGGATGCCGCGGGCAGGGCTGTCGCCGCCATGACCCTGGAGCAAAAAGCCGGGCAGGTGCTGCTGCCGTTCTTCACCGGCCTCGACGCCGAAGCGCACGCCAGGACCGTGGAACGGCTGCATCTGGCCGGTTCGATCATCATGGGCGATAACGTCCCCGGAACTCCCGACGGTCAGGTGGACACCGCCGCCATGCGGGCGGCAACCGACCGCCTGCAGCGGGCCGCACGCGCCGACGGCCGCGGCTGGCCCGGCCTGGTCGGCGTGGACCAGGAAGGCGGGACGGTTGCCCGGCTTCGAGCCCCGCTGACCGAGTGGCCGGCCCCGATGAGCTACGGAGCAGCCGGCAACGGACCGCTCGCGGCCGATGCGGGCCGGGCCATGTCTGCGGAACTGGCCGGCGTCGGCTTCAACGTCGATTTCGGCCCGACGGCGGATGTGACCATGGGTCCCGCCGATCCCACGATCGGCGCCAGGTCCATCTCCGGCAGCGCGGACACCGCCGCCGCTGTCGGCACCGCCTTCGCCAAGGGCATGCTTAACGCCGGGGTCGTTCCCGCCGCGAAGCACTTCCCGGGCCACGGCTCGGTAACAGTGAATTCGCACGAGGGGCTGCCGGTTCAGGGGGCGAGCCTGGAACAACTGCGCGCCAAGGACTTAAAACCGTTCCAGGCGGCCATCGACGCGGGGCTGCCGATGGTCATGACGGGACATATCGCCGTCAAGGCACTGCAACCCGGCGTGCCCGCCTCCGTCTCGCCGGCGTCCTACGCAGAGCTGCGCCGGATGGGCTTCAAAGGTGTCGCCGTGACCGATGCCCTGAACATGGGCGCCATCGTGCAGCAGTACCCCAACGACGCCGCCGCCCCGCTGGCGCTGGCCGCGGGCGCCGACCTGGTGCTCATGCCGGCGTCTGTCGACGCCGCCCATGCCGCCATCGTGAACGCGGTCCGGACCGGCACCCTGCCGGCAGCACGCCTCAACGAGGCGGCGCAGCGGGTGGCAACGATGCAGCTCTGGCGGGGCCGCAGCCAGCCGGCACCGGCCAGGGCCCCCGGCAGCGGCTCGGCCCTGTCGGAGCAGGTCTCGCAGCAGGCCATCACCGTCCTGGCGGGGCCCTGCAACCGTCCGATCATCCCGGCCAGCGTCCGGGTCAGTGGCGGCTCAGAACAGGACCGGGCCCGGTTCGCAGCCGCGGCCAGGCGCGCCGGCATCGGCATCGGCGCCGGTCCGCTCGTCACGCTCATCGGATACGGCGGATCCCCCGCCACCGCCGACGTGGCGGTGTCGCTCGATGCGCCGTGGCCGCTGGAGAAGTCCGTCGCCCCGGCGAAAATCGCCCTGTACGGCCGGAGCCAGGAGGCCTTCGACGCCTTACTCGGCGTATTGGCCGGCGCAGCCGCTGCACCCGGGAAACTGCCGGTCGCCGTCGGGACGCAGGCTCCAGGGACGGGCTGCCCCTGA